Proteins encoded within one genomic window of Panicum virgatum strain AP13 chromosome 1N, P.virgatum_v5, whole genome shotgun sequence:
- the LOC120653510 gene encoding uncharacterized protein LOC120653510 — translation MQRRSQLLSSVPFTVHTRDSPKCIFLLDSVLSSPVLVFPSSSSLPRSLCIGADRDSGGGQQHRDGNSSSPDAGSNSSAATAGVGSVGSKLDSSIVPAQRRRRRRLNDRLYAFRIIVPNMGRHRIHLASTQVHPTHAAARVLATHRDSRPAAWGDSAGGLLVALVEQEVKLVILNLWEALEHSSRKSQRGRACHPRRARAATGGSARRPAGRLFYFLFGL, via the exons ATGCAAAGGAGAAG TCAACTTTTATCATCTGTGCCATTCACTGTACACACGAGGGACTCTCCAAAATGTATATTCCTGTTGGACTCAGTCTTATCCTCTCCCGTGCTTGTGTTTCCCTCTTCCTCGTCTCTCCCTCGCAGCTTGTGCATCGGCGCCGACagggacagcggcggcggccagcagcaCCGCGACGGCAACTCGAGCAGCCCGGACGCCGGCTCCAACTCCTCCGCGGCGACCGCCGGCGTGGGGAGCGTCGGCAGCAAGCTTGACAGCAGCATCGTCCCCGCgcagaggcgccgccgccggaggctcAACGACAGGCTCTACGCCTTCCGCATCATCGTCCCAAACATG GGACGCCATCGAATACATCTTGCATCTACTCAAGTACATCCTACGCATGCAGCCGCTCGAGTGCTAGCTACTCACCGAGATAGCCGTCCTGCGGCTTGGGGCGACAGCGCAGGTGGCCTCCTTGTCGCGCTCGTCGAGCAGGAGGTCAAGCTCGTCATCCTCAACCTCTGGGAAGCACTCGAGCATTCGTCGAGGAAGAGCCAAAGAGGTCGAGCGTGTCATCCTCGGCGGGCGCGCGCCGCCACaggcggcagcgcgcggcggcctgcgggccggcttttttattttttattcggTTTGTAG
- the LOC120655782 gene encoding ethylene-responsive transcription factor-like protein At4g13040 isoform X1: MVSLRRRRLLGLCSAFVSGKDSLPIDLPKPIENEKPVEVAHSNVKPFSVHPLPPTKTSDVLTKSSNGSDDSKEEKTQYYPGKEIKRRKRHRRKQYVDQEPCIMRGVYFKNMKWQAAIKVDKKQIHLGTVGTQDEAARLYDRAAFMCGREPNFELSEEEKQELRKYTWEDFLAVTRNTITSKKQRKVGLLRRSKADLFMGQSDGDTEMANGGGSSNSDNGDAETSAS; the protein is encoded by the exons ATGGTTAGCTTGAGGCGACGTCGACTATTGGGGCTTTGTTCTG CTTTTGTTTCAGGGAAAGACTCATTGCCCATTGATCTTCCTAAGCCCATTGAGAATGAAAAACCTGTGGAAGTTGCACATTCCAATGTGAAGCCATTCAGTGTACACCCACTGCCCCCG ACAAAGACTTCTGATGTGCTCACAAAATCCTCAAATGGTTCTGATGATTCAAAGGAAGAGAAAACACAATATTATCCAG GCAAGGAAATCAAGCGCAGAAAACGACATAGAAGAAAGCAGTATGTGGATCAAGAGCCATGCATTATGAGGGGGGTTTACTTCAAGAATATGAAATGGCAGGCTGCCATAAAAGTTGACAAGAAACAGATTCATTTGGGTACTGTTGGGACACAGGATGAAGCAGCCCGGCTTTATGATAG GGCTGCTTTTATGTGTGGAAGGGAGCCAAACTTTGAGCTTTCTgaggaagagaagcaagaacTGCGGAAGTACACCTGGGAGGACTTCTTAGCAGTAACTCGCAACACAATAACCAGCAAAA AACAAAGGAAGGTTGGGTTGCTAAGGCGTAGCAAGGCGGACTTGTTCATGGGACAGAGTGATGGTGATACAGAGATGGCAAATGGTGGCGGCTCATCAAATTCTGATAATGGAGATGCTGAGACATCAGCATCTTAG
- the LOC120655782 gene encoding ethylene-responsive transcription factor-like protein At4g13040 isoform X2, which translates to MVSLRRRRLLGLCSGKDSLPIDLPKPIENEKPVEVAHSNVKPFSVHPLPPTKTSDVLTKSSNGSDDSKEEKTQYYPGKEIKRRKRHRRKQYVDQEPCIMRGVYFKNMKWQAAIKVDKKQIHLGTVGTQDEAARLYDRAAFMCGREPNFELSEEEKQELRKYTWEDFLAVTRNTITSKKQRKVGLLRRSKADLFMGQSDGDTEMANGGGSSNSDNGDAETSAS; encoded by the exons ATGGTTAGCTTGAGGCGACGTCGACTATTGGGGCTTTGTTCTG GGAAAGACTCATTGCCCATTGATCTTCCTAAGCCCATTGAGAATGAAAAACCTGTGGAAGTTGCACATTCCAATGTGAAGCCATTCAGTGTACACCCACTGCCCCCG ACAAAGACTTCTGATGTGCTCACAAAATCCTCAAATGGTTCTGATGATTCAAAGGAAGAGAAAACACAATATTATCCAG GCAAGGAAATCAAGCGCAGAAAACGACATAGAAGAAAGCAGTATGTGGATCAAGAGCCATGCATTATGAGGGGGGTTTACTTCAAGAATATGAAATGGCAGGCTGCCATAAAAGTTGACAAGAAACAGATTCATTTGGGTACTGTTGGGACACAGGATGAAGCAGCCCGGCTTTATGATAG GGCTGCTTTTATGTGTGGAAGGGAGCCAAACTTTGAGCTTTCTgaggaagagaagcaagaacTGCGGAAGTACACCTGGGAGGACTTCTTAGCAGTAACTCGCAACACAATAACCAGCAAAA AACAAAGGAAGGTTGGGTTGCTAAGGCGTAGCAAGGCGGACTTGTTCATGGGACAGAGTGATGGTGATACAGAGATGGCAAATGGTGGCGGCTCATCAAATTCTGATAATGGAGATGCTGAGACATCAGCATCTTAG
- the LOC120655781 gene encoding galacturonosyltransferase 8-like, with the protein MAAAAGSPWRSAGPVASLALLLLLLLATAAAPAAAGGGSAAMNGDRLRAEQIRKQASDAAASAAALAAASRRLHLDRARHLRLLSSLHRNLTNTLRALSLAADADPSASDPAANASSPRQLDLQAKDLIRAARAAIAESKPLFDPQLKIQRLKDAIFAQNELLARAKKRGAFASLIAAKSIPKPLHCLAVRLTAERIARPEQYADPVPPPRALEDPALFHYAIFSDNVLAASCVVRSAVANSNDPSKHVFHVVTDRMNLGAMQVIIHRMDLKGAHYEVKAFEDYKFLNSSYVPVLRQLESANLQKFYFENKLENATKDASNMKFRNPKYLSMLNHLRFYLPEMYPKLHRILFLDDDVVVQRDLTGLWKIDMDGKVNGAVETCFGSFHRYWQYMNFSHPLIKAKFSPNACGWAYGMNFFDLDSWRREKCTEQYHYWQNQNENRTLWKLGTLPPGLITFYSTTKPLDKSWHVLGLGYNPSISMEEIRNAAVVHFNGNMKPWLDIGMNQFRHLWTKYVDYDDEYIRQCNFAPP; encoded by the exons ATGGCAGCCGCGGCCGGGAGCCCTTGGCGCAGCGCTGGGCCCGTCGCGTCTctcgctctcctcctcctcctcctcctcgccaccgccgccgcgcccgcggcaGCTGGCGGCGGGTCCGCGGCCATGAACGGGGACCGCCTCCGGGCGGAGCAGATCCGGAAGCAGGCctcggacgccgccgcctcggccgccgcgctcgccgcggcgtcgcgccgcctccacctcgaccgcgcgcgccacctccgcctcctctcctcGCTCCACCGCAACCTCACCAACACGCTCCGCGCCCTCTCCCTCGCTGCCGACGCGGACCCCTCCGCCTCCGACCCCGCCGCCAACGCCTCGTCCCCACGCCAGCTCGACCTCCAGGCCAAGGACCTgatccgcgccgcgcgcgccgccatcgccgaaTCCAAGCCGCTCTTCGACCCGCAGCTCAAGATCCAGCGCCTCAAGGACGCCATCTTCGCGCAGAACGAGCTGCTCGCGCGCGCCAAGAAGCGCGGCGCCTTCGCCTCCCTCATCGCCGCCAAGTCCATCCCCAAGCCGCTCCACTGCCTCGCCGTCCGCCTCACCGCCGAGCGGATCGCGAGGCCCGAGCAGTACGCGgacccggtgccgccgccgcgggcgctcgAGGACCCCGCGCTCTTCCACTACGCCATCTTCTCCGACAACGTGCTCGCGGCCTCATGCGTCGTGCGCTCCGCCGTCGCCAACTCCAACGACCCCTCCAAGCACGTCTTCCATGTTGTCACCGACCGGATGAACCTCGGCGCCATGCAG GTGATAATACACCGAATGGACTTAAAAGGTGCACACTATGAGGTCAAAGCATTTGAGGATTACAAGTTTCTGAACTCCTCGTATGTCCCTGTTCTCCGGCAACTGGAGTCCGCAAACCTTCAAAAATTCTATTTTGAGAACAAGCTTGAGAATGCCACCAAAGATGCTAGCAATATGAAGTTCAGGAATCCAAAGTATCTATCTATGCTCAATCACTTGCGATTCTATTTGCCGGAGATGTACCCAAAGCTGCACCGGATTCTTTTCTTGGACGATGATGTTGTGGTACAGAGGGATCTTACAGGACTGTGGAAGATTGACATGGATGGGAAAGTGAATGGAGCCGTAGAAACATGCTTTGGGTCTTTTCATCGGTATTGGCAGTACATGAACTTCTCACACCCCCTTATCAAAGCAAAGTTTAGTCCTAATGCCTGTGGATGGGCATATGGCATGAACTTCTTTGATCTTGATTCTTGGAGGAGGGAAAAGTGTACTGAGCAGTACCATTACTGGCAGAATCAG AATGAGAACCGGACATTATGGAAGCTAGGAACGCTGCCCCCAGGCTTAATCACATTCTACTCCACCACGAAGCCTCTGGACAAATCCTGGCATGTTCTTGGGCTTGGATACAATCCAAGCATCAGCATGGAGGAGATCAGGAATGCTGCTGTTGTGCATTTCAATGGTAATATGAAGCCATGGCTGGACATCGGTATGAACCAGTTCAGGCACCTTTGGACAAAGTACGTGGACTACGATGACGAATATATACGTCAATGCAATTTTGCACCACCATAG